A section of the Neorhizobium galegae bv. orientalis str. HAMBI 540 genome encodes:
- a CDS encoding response regulator transcription factor yields MRILLVEDNQALAEGLSTILRGSGYAVDAVADGASAEAVAAAEAYDLVILDLNLPEMDGLDVLRAMRARANKAAVMILTARGTPEERVKGLDLGADDYMIKPFDISEFEARIRVLLRRQAGLRSSIVNYGGVTFDLNSRTFSSQGVTLDLPAREVALLELLFLRAGKVVSKDAIMASLTGFDDDLSANAIEQYVSRLRRRLAPHGLTVKTARGIGYYLETTAPTA; encoded by the coding sequence GTGCGTATTCTTCTGGTCGAGGACAATCAGGCGCTGGCCGAGGGGCTGTCGACGATCCTGCGCGGCAGCGGCTATGCCGTCGATGCGGTTGCCGACGGCGCTTCGGCGGAAGCAGTCGCTGCCGCCGAAGCCTATGATCTCGTCATTCTCGACCTGAACCTGCCGGAAATGGACGGGCTCGACGTGTTGCGCGCCATGCGGGCCCGGGCGAACAAGGCCGCCGTGATGATCCTGACCGCCCGCGGCACGCCCGAGGAGCGGGTGAAGGGGCTCGATCTCGGCGCCGACGATTACATGATCAAGCCCTTCGACATTTCCGAGTTCGAGGCGCGCATCCGCGTGCTGCTGCGCCGCCAGGCCGGCCTCCGAAGCTCGATCGTCAACTATGGCGGCGTCACCTTCGACCTGAATTCACGAACCTTTTCGAGCCAGGGTGTGACCCTCGACCTCCCCGCACGGGAGGTGGCGCTTCTGGAACTGCTCTTCCTGCGCGCCGGCAAGGTGGTCTCCAAGGACGCGATCATGGCATCGCTGACCGGCTTCGACGACGACCTTTCCGCCAACGCCATCGAGCAGTATGTGAGCCGCCTGCGCCGGCGTCTCGCCCCGCACGGGCTCACGGTGAAGACAGCTCGCGGCATCGGGTATTATCTCGAAACCACGGCGCCGACCGCATGA
- a CDS encoding sensor histidine kinase: MTSVSHGAQPVPPIAAYSLRRRLLAWLLVSTAVIGTIAMADTWDEAIDTANEVSDRVLAGSALAIAERVIVAEDGTLEVDIPYVALEMLTSAAQDRVFYRVDGPPGKFITGYQTLPSIPRREGQAAAFENAMFRGEPIRVAALARSASTGINSVPFTVTVAETTIARQQLTQTILIRSALRLLFMIVGAAIIVWVAVTLSLRPLYRFSEAIAERSPDDLHPISERVPNEVQGLVDTVNSFMVRLESALEALRHFTGNASHQLRTPLAIIRTQLALADRATELGEVKEAARKADEAVADAERIIAQLLLMAKIDAATRSASMQRVDLTALARGATADNVPLGADAGIDLGFEGEGEIMISAEPLLIGELMKNLIGNALLYAGNGAEVTVRVTPENGIVVLEVEDDGPGIPPEKRASVLKRFDRGDRSDKLGTGLGLPIVEEIARLHGAEMTLADGRKGRGLKVAIRFPVAG; this comes from the coding sequence ATGACATCCGTCTCCCACGGCGCCCAACCCGTCCCGCCGATCGCCGCCTATTCCCTGCGCCGCCGGCTGCTCGCCTGGCTTCTCGTCTCGACGGCAGTGATCGGCACGATCGCCATGGCCGACACCTGGGACGAAGCGATCGATACGGCGAACGAGGTGTCTGACCGGGTGCTCGCCGGTTCCGCACTGGCGATCGCCGAGCGGGTGATCGTTGCCGAAGACGGCACGCTGGAAGTCGACATTCCCTATGTGGCTCTGGAAATGCTGACCTCGGCGGCTCAAGACCGCGTCTTCTACCGCGTCGACGGGCCGCCCGGAAAATTCATCACCGGCTACCAGACGCTGCCGTCGATCCCGCGCCGGGAAGGTCAGGCGGCCGCCTTCGAGAATGCCATGTTTCGCGGCGAGCCGATCCGCGTGGCCGCCCTTGCCCGCTCCGCCTCGACCGGCATCAATTCCGTGCCCTTTACAGTGACAGTTGCGGAAACCACCATCGCCCGCCAGCAACTGACCCAGACGATCCTGATCCGCTCGGCGCTGCGCCTGCTGTTCATGATCGTCGGTGCTGCGATCATCGTCTGGGTGGCGGTGACGCTGTCGCTCCGGCCGCTCTACCGGTTCAGCGAGGCGATCGCCGAACGCAGCCCGGACGACCTTCACCCGATCAGCGAGCGGGTGCCGAACGAGGTGCAGGGACTTGTCGACACGGTCAATTCCTTCATGGTGCGGCTGGAAAGCGCGCTTGAGGCATTACGTCATTTCACCGGCAATGCCAGTCATCAGCTGCGCACGCCGCTCGCCATCATCCGCACCCAGCTGGCGCTCGCCGACCGCGCCACCGAACTTGGCGAAGTGAAGGAGGCTGCCCGCAAGGCGGACGAGGCAGTCGCGGATGCCGAGCGCATTATTGCCCAGCTTCTCCTGATGGCGAAGATCGATGCGGCCACGCGATCGGCTTCGATGCAACGCGTCGACCTGACCGCGTTGGCGCGCGGGGCGACGGCCGACAATGTGCCGCTTGGCGCCGATGCCGGTATCGATCTCGGTTTCGAGGGGGAGGGGGAAATCATGATCTCTGCCGAGCCGCTGCTGATCGGCGAACTGATGAAGAACCTGATCGGCAATGCGCTGCTCTATGCCGGAAACGGTGCCGAGGTGACCGTCCGTGTCACGCCGGAAAACGGCATTGTGGTTCTCGAAGTGGAAGACGACGGCCCGGGCATACCGCCGGAGAAACGAGCCTCGGTGCTCAAGCGCTTTGATCGCGGCGACCGCTCCGATAAGCTGGGCACCGGCCTCGGCCTGCCGATAGTCGAGGAGATCGCCCGCCTGCACGGGGCGGAGATGACTCTCGCAGACGGCCGCAAGGGCAGGGGTTTGAAAGTCGCGATACGGTTTCCTGTAGCCGGCTAA
- the nagA gene encoding N-acetylglucosamine-6-phosphate deacetylase — MSTRKAITGARIFDGTFWHEDAALIFADGRIEAIQSIAKLPEGIERIDAGGGLIVPGFIDLQVNGGGGVLLNEEPTLAGLRQICAAHAKFGTTALLPTLITDTYEITSRTVEAGKQAKAEGVPGFLGLHLEGPHLSVARKGAHDPKLIRPMEEKDIALMLSCKGVFDTMMITIAPENVTVEQAARLAQAGFMVSLGHTDTTYETARAYAEAGARTVTHLFNAMSPLGHRQPGVVGAALDIGSLYVGIIADGIHVHPAAMGVALRAKNGPGKIFIVTDAMSTIGTDMKSFTLNGREILRQDGRLTLADGTLAGADIDMISSVRFAHKALDLPVGEAFRMASTYPAEAAYLADRKGALKPGFDADFVLLTDDLGMKSTWISGVKVHQE; from the coding sequence TTACTGGCGCCCGCATTTTCGACGGTACCTTCTGGCATGAGGATGCCGCGCTCATCTTTGCGGACGGTAGGATCGAGGCGATCCAATCCATCGCCAAACTGCCGGAAGGCATCGAGCGGATCGATGCCGGAGGCGGGCTGATCGTGCCCGGCTTCATCGACCTGCAGGTGAACGGCGGCGGCGGCGTGCTGCTGAACGAGGAGCCGACGCTGGCGGGTCTTCGGCAGATCTGTGCCGCGCATGCCAAGTTCGGCACGACGGCGCTCCTACCGACGCTGATCACCGACACCTACGAGATCACGTCCAGGACGGTCGAGGCCGGCAAACAAGCGAAGGCCGAGGGCGTGCCGGGCTTTCTCGGCCTGCACCTTGAAGGTCCGCATCTTTCGGTCGCGCGCAAGGGTGCGCATGACCCGAAATTGATCCGGCCGATGGAGGAGAAGGACATCGCGCTGATGCTCTCCTGCAAAGGCGTGTTCGATACGATGATGATCACCATCGCGCCGGAAAACGTGACGGTGGAGCAGGCGGCACGGCTGGCGCAGGCCGGCTTCATGGTGAGCCTCGGCCATACCGACACGACCTACGAGACCGCCAGGGCCTATGCCGAGGCCGGTGCTCGCACCGTTACCCATCTGTTCAACGCCATGAGCCCGCTCGGCCACCGCCAGCCGGGCGTCGTCGGCGCGGCACTCGATATCGGCTCGCTCTATGTCGGGATTATCGCCGACGGCATCCATGTGCATCCGGCCGCGATGGGCGTCGCGCTGCGGGCCAAGAACGGACCCGGCAAGATCTTCATCGTCACCGACGCGATGTCGACCATCGGCACCGACATGAAGAGCTTTACGCTGAATGGCCGCGAGATCCTGCGCCAGGACGGGCGCCTGACGCTCGCCGACGGCACACTGGCCGGAGCCGATATCGACATGATCTCATCGGTCCGGTTTGCGCACAAGGCGCTCGACCTGCCGGTCGGGGAGGCATTCCGCATGGCATCCACCTATCCGGCGGAAGCGGCCTACCTTGCCGACCGCAAGGGGGCGCTGAAGCCCGGCTTCGACGCGGATTTTGTGTTGTTGACTGATGACCTCGGCATGAAGAGCACCTGGATCAGCGGCGTGAAGGTGCATCAGGAATAG